CGCGCAGGTGGTCATGCGGGTGTCGCTTGACATCGATAACATCCTTTCCCACAATCCACCGCTCTTCGCACCGGTGGTTGCCCGTCCTGCGGTGCCCGGGTGCCTGGCTATGTAGCTCAGCCGGTTAGAGCGCGGCACTCATAATGCTGAGGTCGGTGGTTCGAGTCCACCCATAGCCACCATAAATCAATGGCTTAGCTACGCTCTTCCAGCACTCGATTTTCCTTGCGGGACTTTTGCGGGACTTAAGCCCGCGCCGAACCCCTCAAGAGCACCAATCCTTGGCTTTGTGCGGGCCGTTCGGACACCCGCTCTGCCGCGTCCAAGAGTTCCGTGATCTCGGGTGCCGAGTAATGCGTCGTGATGTCTCCATTCTTGTGTCCCAAGAGGACCTTGCGAGTCTCAAGGGATACTCCGACAGATCGAAGTCTGCGGCCAAACGTGTGTTTGAGGTCATGTACACGGACGCGCTGGAAACCCTTTGGGCACGCGCCACCAATCTCCCCCTCATAGACCTCAGAGGCCTCTCGCCGCGCCTGGCGCCACGCCTTGTTATACATCCTTGAAAGGCGTCTTCCGTCATACGGAAACACCCAGATGCGGTCCTTACCGCGTTGCGCACCAACCACAGATCGCGCAGTCCGGTTGAGGACGATCAGCCGATCCTCCTTGTTCTTGGTGTTCAGCCCTGGAATCACGAATACTGTTGTCCCGAGTT
This Pseudomonadota bacterium DNA region includes the following protein-coding sequences:
- a CDS encoding tyrosine-type recombinase/integrase: MALFKVNTGTREQEVCGLRWDWEERVPELGTTVFVIPGLNTKNKEDRLIVLNRTARSVVGAQRGKDRIWVFPYDGRRLSRMYNKAWRQARREASEVYEGEIGGACPKGFQRVRVHDLKHTFGRRLRSVGVSLETRKVLLGHKNGDITTHYSAPEITELLDAAERVSERPAQSQGLVLLRGSARA